CGCATCGAGTTGGGTGGCTCGGGTGTACCGAGATTCGTTTATCACGCGGCTCGGGAAGCCGGCTTGGCCAAAGCGCCCCGAATCGTCCGTCTGGCACGGACCACAGCTTGCAGGGCCGCCACCCAGGCAATGCGCGAAGCCGTCGCGAGGTTGGACGCGGGTGGGCTTAAGGTAGTCGCTGGCGGCCTTCTGACCGGTTCCATGCGTGTGCCGAAGGCACTCGACGCGATTCTCGCTTCCCACCCGCTCCTCCATGCCGCGGAAGGTCAGCTGTTTCGCGACGCGCTGATCGCAGGTTGCAAAGCCTGCGGGATTCGGCTTCGCGGCGTCGCGGAACGCGAGTTGTGGACGCGAGCCGAGCAGCTCCTTGGACTCAAGCGAGCCGTCTTGCAGAGACGTCTCGACGAACTCGGACGAGTCGCAGGGCGACCCTGGGCACAGGACCAGAAGTTAGCTGCTCTGACGGCATGGCTTGCCTTGGATCCTGCAGACCGGTAGTCGTCTTGGACTCTACAAGTTACGGCTTCTGCTCCGCCGCCTTGCGGACTGCCTCCGGGGCGATGGTCTTCACCTTGACGGTGCGTGCCGGGATGCCGGCGACGATGTGGAAGGGCTCGACGTTGCGCGAGGCCACGCCCATGGAGCCGACGATGCCGTGCTCGGCCACCTTCACTCCGCTCATCACGGTGGCGTGGTAGGTGATGCGGGCGCGCGGGCCGATCTCCGTGCTCTCGTTGGTGACGATCATCCCGTCGTTCAGGTCGTGGGCGTGCGAGTACACGTTGGCGTAGTCGGAGACGGACGAGCCCTCGTGGAGAATGATCTCGCCGCGATCGTCGAGCAGAACGTACTTGTGGATGGTGCAGTTGTCCTCGACCGTCAGGTTGTAGCCGAACGAGACCTCGACCCCGTGGAAGATCTTCACGTTTTTACCGATGTGCTTGAAGACGTGGCGAGCGAGCATGGCCCGCACGCGGTGGCCCAGCCAGTGGTTCAGGCCGACGGGCGAGCGGTCATACATCATCCAGAACCAGAGGAGCGACTTGCGCTCGCCGTAGCGGACCGGGTCGGCGTCGCCGTAGGACTCGGGCTCGAGCGTGGCGTTGCGCGGGTCGAAGGAGTGGACGAGGGCCTGGTGCGCCAGCGAGTCGTTCGCTGCGGGCGGGGCGTAGGGCCGGCCCAGGTAGAGTTGGTGCAGCGCGTCGCGCACGACTACGCTGCGGTGGTCCGCGTCTCGGTTTGCGAACTGCTTGTCCAGCCAGTCGATCCACTCGAGGAAGAGCTTCTCGGCCTCCGGCTGCGGCTTCAGGTTCCGGTACTCATAACGCGGCATAGCTTCCTCGCTAATGCTGGAATTCTCTTTCGGACTGCGCAAAGAACTAAGGCGAAAGGATCCGCCCGGTCTGCTTGTCCACGGTGACTGCCGTCCTGCGTCCCCTCGCGGGAAACAACACTGTATTCCCGCTCGATCCCGGGGCGTCGAAGGCGTCGAACGCGGCCCCGTGCTCCAGGTCCCCGTGCCGCCAGGCATAGCTCCCCGACCGCAGATTCACCTTGGCGACAAAGCGCATCGCGGTGACATACGCGAAGTCTCCCTCAATGAGCCCCTTCCCGACGTTGACGGCAGGAATGGCCTGCTTCCATTTGATGTCGGGGATGGCGCCGCCGACTCGCACGATGAAGCTCGCGCCATAGGCACCATTCGAAACCTCGATGAGCAGAACGGCGTCGCCCTGGTACTCGGCGAAGTACAGCGCGCGGATGAAGTCTCCCTTGCTCAGGTGCAGGTTGAAGGGCCGCGCGGGCGCATCCCCGTCCGTGCGGTTGCCCAGGCCGGTGCGCGCGATGTGGTACTTGAATCCCGCGGCCGGAAATTCAAAGGCAATCACCCTTCGCGCCTGGGCCACGGCCACAGGCAATTCGAACAGCCGGGGTTCCGCCGGCTTCGAAGGGGACGGCTCCTGCTGCGCCAGACTGGTAGCGGCGCACAACAGAGCCATCGCAATGAGCGTTACGCGGGAGAGCATTCGTATTCCTGCGTCTCCATGATGTCACACCTTGCGGAATCGCGGGATGCCGCGGCGGCTCAGCGCGGGGCGCGGGGAGGGGAGGAAACCCGGGGCCGGAGGAGCGCGCCGGTGACGGCGTACTGGCGAGAGTCCTGGGCCGTCAGCGTGAGATCCAGCTCGCGCGCGAAGGAGGCGGTGCCGCTCAGCGAGTAGAGGCCACCCACGGCATCCAGATGGGCGCCGGAGAAGGTCAGGGTACGGTCGCGCAGCGTGAGACGGCCGGAGAAGCGCCGCAGACGCAGGGGTCCGGAAGCGCCGAGCGAGAGGCGGGGCAGAGTTCCGTTGCGCCATTCGAACTCGGCCGAGCCAACGGCAGTGCGGGCGAGGTCTTCCGCCTTCCAGCCGGTGAGGGTGATCTGGTAGTCGCCGCTCAGCGCTCCTGTACCCCAGGGGTCGTGCATCAAGGTCCCCAGGCGTTCGAGCGAAGCGCGCTCCAGACGTCCGCGGCCCAGGTACAGGGGCTCGCTGCCGGTGAAGTCTGCGTTCCAGTCCCCCAGGTGGTGGCCGCCCAGGAATTCGGCGGCGACGTCGGTGAGGATCAGCTTCCCCGGTTCCAGCCGGACCTGCGCCTCGACGCCCGTGGCCACCAGCGACTTCACCATCACCCGCCCGGCGGCCAGATGTCCCTGGGCGCGGAAGCGCCACAACCCGCTGTCGGAGTCCGAGCTGGTGAGCTGGTACCACAGCTGAGCACGGAATTGGGGGTTCAGTAAGCGGTTGAGTTCATCGGTGACCAGCTCGGGCGTGCTCAGATCGAACTCTGCCGGGCACCCTTCGGACTGGTCACAGTGGCGCGGGAGGCGCACCCAGCCACGTAGCGCCAACCGGTACTCCGGCACCGACGCGGTCAGGTTCTGCAATTCGATCGTGGCGTCCGATAAGAGTGCGTTTCCGGTGAGGTGGAGCGGAGCGGCCAGGCCGGGGACCTGCGCCTCCAGATTGCGGAGTTGCGCGCTGCCCAGCGCCGTAGGAGGAGCGAAGTCCAGCCAACTTCCTGCGAGCTCCAGGCTGAGATGCGCCGAACCGCGCGCGGTGACCTGAGGGGGACGCAAGCCGAGCGTCTGCGCCGCCTGCAGCAGCCGGCTGATTTCGGCGTCGCCCTCGAACGCGACATGGTAGCCGAGGTCGTCGAAGCGTCCGCGCACCACGGTGGGCGTGGGGGCATCGAGAGAGACGGCAAAAGGCGCCACCAGCAGGGTGGGCCGCGCCGGGGGCTCCGCTTCCCGCTTCCGCGGGTGCCTGGCTTGCGTCTTAGCCGGCGCGGCGCCCCTTTCGATGGCGAAGGAGATGGGACCAAGCTCCAGGGGCGCGCCCAGCGCGCTCGAGGTAAGGCGCACGGAGGAGGTGCGTCCGCCGCCGGCCCACAGCGGCGCCGCATCAGGAGATGGGGCGTGCAGGCTGAAGACCGCGTCCAGAGTGCCGCTTGCGTTCAAGTCCGCCGCCAGATCCTTCTTGGCGTTGCGCAGCAGCCCTGCCAACGCCGGCAGGGGCAGGTCGCGCGCGGTGAAACCCAGATCGTAGCGGGGCGATGCCAGAGGCCCGGAAACCGTGCCCCGCGCGGAGAGCTCGCCGTCGCCCACCGGCATGTGACACTCCAGCGCGGAGAGCAGCGCGGTGAGTGAACTGTAGTGGGCGGTGCAGTGGGCCTGGGCGCGCAGTGGTGCGCCCGAAGCGATGTCGTAGCGGCGGAAGCCGACCAGGAGCGCGTCCGCAGTCAGAGTGAGGTTGGCGGGCGAGCCCCCGAGAGACCCGGAAAGGTCCAGAGCCCCGCGCCAGCCGCGGTCCCGCCCGTAGATCAGGCGAGAGAGCTGGCCGAGCTGCGCCTTTTCCAGGCTAAAGCGCAGATTCAGCGGCGTCTCGCCCAGGCGCGCAGCACGCTGGAAAGCTCCGACGACCTTCAGGGTGCCGGAGTCGCTGAGGTTGGCATCGGTGCGCACCGGACGGGCCTCAAGCCGCATGCCCCATTCATCCTCCGACGCCAGCCACAGGGCGAAGTCGGCTTCGTCGAGGGCAAACGCTTTCTTTTCCTGTCCCAGCTTGAGGTTGATGCGTGCGCCCTCTGCTTCGATGTAGGGAAAGCGCGGGCGCGCCTCGGGGCGGGTGCGGGCGGTAGGAGCCGTGGGGGTTTGGGAAGCGCGGGCGAGAAGCGCCTCCAGGTTCCAGCGGCCGCCCTGCAACACCAGGTTGAGGCTGGGATTCTTCATGCTGAGGCGGGAAATCTCCAGCCGGCCGCGCCACAGGGAAGTCAGGCGCAGGAAGGCGGTGACTTCGTCGGCGTGCAGCATGGGCTCGGTGCCGAACGCAGGGTCCTCGGAGATGACCATTCGCGTCAGGTCGAAGCCGGGCAGGGGAAGCAGTTGCAGATGGACCTCATCCACGGTGACGTCACGGTCCAAAGCCTGGCCGATGGCGGTGGCGATGCGTCCGCGGAAGCGGCTGACGTTGATGAGTGGAGGCAGCAGCAGCAGCGCCAACAACAAGGCAGCCACCACCGCCACAGCCCAGCGCTTGGCCGCGCGGGGCATCAACTCACCATCTGGAAGGATCGCCGCCAGCGGGTCTGGTCGAAGAAGTGCAGGACGACCTTGAAGAGGAACTCCACCCGCTCCCCCAGGCCGGTCTTCTTATATTGGTCGCGCGGGGTTTCAAACGACCAGTAGATGAACATGGGGCGGCCGATGATGTGCTCGCGGGGCACGAAGCCCCAGTAGCGGCTGTCGTAGCTGACATTCCGGTTGTCCCCCATGACGAAATAGCGGTCCGGAGGTACGACCAGGTCGCCGCCCTCAATGTGATACGCGATCTCGCCGCCCCAATCCGGAGTCACGTTCCCGCCGGAAGTGGTAGGGACCGCCGGGAAGTTGTCGCGGTAGGGCGAGTAGCAGGCAATCGTGATG
This sequence is a window from Terriglobales bacterium. Protein-coding genes within it:
- a CDS encoding AsmA family protein, with the protein product MPRAAKRWAVAVVAALLLALLLLPPLINVSRFRGRIATAIGQALDRDVTVDEVHLQLLPLPGFDLTRMVISEDPAFGTEPMLHADEVTAFLRLTSLWRGRLEISRLSMKNPSLNLVLQGGRWNLEALLARASQTPTAPTARTRPEARPRFPYIEAEGARINLKLGQEKKAFALDEADFALWLASEDEWGMRLEARPVRTDANLSDSGTLKVVGAFQRAARLGETPLNLRFSLEKAQLGQLSRLIYGRDRGWRGALDLSGSLGGSPANLTLTADALLVGFRRYDIASGAPLRAQAHCTAHYSSLTALLSALECHMPVGDGELSARGTVSGPLASPRYDLGFTARDLPLPALAGLLRNAKKDLAADLNASGTLDAVFSLHAPSPDAAPLWAGGGRTSSVRLTSSALGAPLELGPISFAIERGAAPAKTQARHPRKREAEPPARPTLLVAPFAVSLDAPTPTVVRGRFDDLGYHVAFEGDAEISRLLQAAQTLGLRPPQVTARGSAHLSLELAGSWLDFAPPTALGSAQLRNLEAQVPGLAAPLHLTGNALLSDATIELQNLTASVPEYRLALRGWVRLPRHCDQSEGCPAEFDLSTPELVTDELNRLLNPQFRAQLWYQLTSSDSDSGLWRFRAQGHLAAGRVMVKSLVATGVEAQVRLEPGKLILTDVAAEFLGGHHLGDWNADFTGSEPLYLGRGRLERASLERLGTLMHDPWGTGALSGDYQITLTGWKAEDLARTAVGSAEFEWRNGTLPRLSLGASGPLRLRRFSGRLTLRDRTLTFSGAHLDAVGGLYSLSGTASFARELDLTLTAQDSRQYAVTGALLRPRVSSPPRAPR
- a CDS encoding acyltransferase, with the protein product MPRYEYRNLKPQPEAEKLFLEWIDWLDKQFANRDADHRSVVVRDALHQLYLGRPYAPPAANDSLAHQALVHSFDPRNATLEPESYGDADPVRYGERKSLLWFWMMYDRSPVGLNHWLGHRVRAMLARHVFKHIGKNVKIFHGVEVSFGYNLTVEDNCTIHKYVLLDDRGEIILHEGSSVSDYANVYSHAHDLNDGMIVTNESTEIGPRARITYHATVMSGVKVAEHGIVGSMGVASRNVEPFHIVAGIPARTVKVKTIAPEAVRKAAEQKP